The DNA sequence TCCACCACCCGCACCGTCAGCGCCCCCCGGTCTTGCAGCTGGCCGGCCAGAGCGGCCACGCCCAGGTAACAGTGTCGGGGCAGCACCACAGTCCCACCCGGTGGAACAAGCTCGAGGATGGCGTGCACGGCGGCCATCCCGGAGGCGAAGCTGATGGCCCTGCCACCCTCCAGCGCTCCGACGGTCGACTCGAGGGCCGTCCAGCTCGGGTTGCCGTAGCGTCCGTAGCCGGTGTCGCCGCCGCCCACGTAGGTGGAGGCGAGCACCGGCGGCTGGTTCAGCGGGGCGTCCGGCGCCCGCTCCGGACGTCCGGCGGTGACCGCCGTCGTCTGAGGCCGCTCCGACCTGTGCGGCTGGATCGGTGGGACGGGGTCTGGGCTCATGTGCTCCAGTGTCGCGCGTCGACACCGACGGCACGCACCCGCCCGGGTAGGGTCGGAGGTCGGATGAGGCGACCCAAGGGGGTCGCGTGAGGCACAGAGTCGTGTGAGGCGGAGAGTGGTGGCATGACGGAACTGGCCAGCGGCAGCGGCGCCGGGCAGCAGCGCGGTGACCAGCCGGCGACCCCGCCAAACGGCAGGCCGCGGGTTGCGGTGGTCTTCGGTGGCACCAGCAGCGAGCACGGCGTCTCCTGCCTCACGGCGGCCGGTGTGCTCAGCGCCATCGACCGGGACCGCTATGACGTGGTCGGCATCGGCATCACCCCCAGTGGGCGTTGGGTGCTGGTGGAGCCTCAGGTGCTGGACCAGCTCGGCGTCGTCGACGGCCGACTTCCGCAGCTCACTGAGGAGGCCCTGGACGCGGTGCTGCTCCGGGCCGAGACCGGTACCTCCGTCGCACGCCGCGAGTCCGCTGAGCTGTCGGCGATCGGGCACCTTGATGTCGCCTTCTCGCTGCTGCATGGACCGTTCGGCGAGGACGGCACCATCCAGGGCCTGTTCGAGATGATGGGCACCCGCTACGTCGGTGCCGGTGTGCTGGCGAGCGCGGTCGGGATGGACAAGCACTTCATGAAGATGGTGCTGGCAGCCTCGGGTCTGCCGGTGGGGGCGTTCACGGTGATCAGACCCCAGGACTGGGTTCGCGACCGGGTCGCCTGCCTGGACGCCGCCAACTCGCTGCACTACCCGTTGTACGTCAAGCCCGCCCGCGGCGGCTCGAGTATGGGAATCACCCGGGTCGAGGACGTCTCCAAGCTCGAGGCTGCGGTGGAGTACGCCCAGGGCTTCGACCCGAAGGTGATCGTCGAGGCCGGGTTCACCGACGCCCGGGAGGTGGAGTGCGGGGTGCTGGAGTCGCTCGACGGCGGCCCGCCGGACACCAGCGAGGTGGCCGAGATCCGGGTGCACACCGAGTCCGGCTTCTACGACTTCGAGGCCAAGTACCTGCCGGAGGAGCAGGTCGACCTGGATGTGCCGGCCGACATCGAACCGGAGATCGCCGCCGAGGTGCAGGACCTGGCGCGACGTACGTTCGAGGCCATCGGCTGCGAAGGCCTGGCCCGGGTGGATGTCTTCGTGACCCACGACAACAGGGTCGTGGTCAATGAGATCAACACGATGCCCGGCTTCACCGAGCACT is a window from the Microlunatus panaciterrae genome containing:
- a CDS encoding D-alanine--D-alanine ligase family protein — protein: MTELASGSGAGQQRGDQPATPPNGRPRVAVVFGGTSSEHGVSCLTAAGVLSAIDRDRYDVVGIGITPSGRWVLVEPQVLDQLGVVDGRLPQLTEEALDAVLLRAETGTSVARRESAELSAIGHLDVAFSLLHGPFGEDGTIQGLFEMMGTRYVGAGVLASAVGMDKHFMKMVLAASGLPVGAFTVIRPQDWVRDRVACLDAANSLHYPLYVKPARGGSSMGITRVEDVSKLEAAVEYAQGFDPKVIVEAGFTDAREVECGVLESLDGGPPDTSEVAEIRVHTESGFYDFEAKYLPEEQVDLDVPADIEPEIAAEVQDLARRTFEAIGCEGLARVDVFVTHDNRVVVNEINTMPGFTEHSMFPRMWAHSGLPYPQLVDRLIQLALRRPVGLR